The nucleotide window AATGCCCAACCACGACCTTTAACTTTGTATCATGCATTTCAAAACGCTCTTTATTCTAACGCTCATCACGGTTTCAACCGCGCTTTCTGCTTGGAAACCCGCTGAAACCGAACCATCCGACAAGATCAACTGGGTGAGCTTGGAAGAAGCCGACAAACTCCGCCAACAAGTGCCTCGCAAAATCCTTATTGATGTTTACACCGATTGGTGCGGCTGGTGCAAGCGTATGGATGCTACCACTTTCAGCGACCCTGAACTTGTGAAGTATGTGAACGAAAACTACTACGCGGTAAAGCTTGATGCCGAGCAGAAGGAACCGATTACGATTGGTGGAAAGACTTACGAGTACATTGCGAACGGAAGACGAGGCTACAACGAAGTGGCAAGTGAACTGCTACAAGGCAAAATGAGTTACCCGACCATCGTGTTTCTGGATGAACACATGAACATGATCCAACCACTTCCCGGCTATCGCGATGCCAAAGAGATGCAGCCCATTCTTGAATACTTGGCAACTGAAGCTTACAAGCAAACTCCTTGGGAAGAGTGGCTCAAGAAGCGTGAGGGTTGATTTCTTAACCGCAAAGGCGCAAAGTTTACGCTGAGTTCGCTAATTTTTTCTTTGCGCCCTTGGCGGAATTCTCCGCGTCTTTCCGGTTCAGTCAACTACCGAATTGCCGCAAGTGATGGTCGAGGTGCTTGTAAATGATCAAACCCCAATCTTCTTTGGTAAGGTTTCCGAAAATCGGATGTGGATAGAGCTTTTCAGCCTCAACAAAAGCTGAAACGACTGCAAGCAACTTCTCAAGTTCAATCTCCAATTTGTCTTCACTTCTCGCCACCATTTCTGGTGCCGTGATCAAGTTCTTCGGCCAAGGAATGTAGTATCCGAACGTGATCTTGGTCAACCATTGCAGCGGTCGCGGAAAAAGTGGTTTGGTCGGAATTTTCCCGATTGCCATTTCAATCTGCTTGCGACAATGCTCGAGCATCTGACTTTCGGACATCGTTCCCCAAAGTCGCGTTTCCGAACCATCCAACGAGTTCACTCGCTCGACAATACTTTCAAAATCACTTGGCTGAAGTAGCGTTCTCATGCTTTGAATTCTCGAATGGACTGATAAACCAAATTCAATTCCTCTTCTGTAATGCAATAAGGAGGAATAATGTAAATGATATTCCCCAACGGACGGAGAACAATGCCGCGCTCCAAGAAGAAATCGTACAAACGGTCGCGTAGCGAGTTGAAATAGCCCGTCTGAGCGCCTGTTTCGTATTCGATGGCCAAGATGGTGCCTTTATGGCGAACGGCTGCCACACCGCTCAATTCTGCGGCTTCCTTGGCAAAGCCTGAGTGCTGCTGTTCAATGCGTTTGACGTTTTCCCACGTTTCATCCTTTTCCATCAGGTGGAGACTGGCGCATGCCGCAGCACAAGCCAACGGGTTTGCCGTGTAGGAATGGCCATGCAAGAAGGTTTTCATCGTCCCTGCTTCATCATCGGTCCAGAACGAATTGTGCATTTCCTCAGTGCAGACCGTCACGCCCATTGGAAGGAAACCGCCCGTAATGCCTTTGCTCAATGCGATCAGGTCTGGTTTCTGTTGACACTGGTCCATCGCGAACATGGAACCCGTACGTCCAAAACCTGTCATTACCTCATCAGCAATAATGATAATTCCCTTCTCTCGGCACATGGAAATCATCTTGTCCAACACCTCAGGAGAATAGACCTGCATACCTGCAGTTCCTTGCACCAACGGCTCATAAATAAAAGAAGCAACTTCTTCTTTTTCAATTATTTGAAACAATCTATCTAAAGCCTCACTTTCTTTTCCCGAAACTGGTGTCGGAATGAATTCCACCTCAAACAAAAACGGGTCGAATGGCTTAGAAAACACGCCTCTTCCACCAACAGCCATAGCACCGAATGTATCTCCATGATACGCATCTTCCAGCGCAATCACTTTCTTCCGTGGAGTACCTTTATTGAACCAATATTGGAACGCCATTTTCAACGCGACCTCCACGGCCGTTGAACCATTATCAGAGTAGAAAACCTTCGTGAATTGCTCTGGCATTTTCTCCAGTAAGCGAAAAGCCAGTTCAACCGCTGGTTCGTGTGTAAAACCCGCAAACATCACGTGTTCCAATTGCTGAACCTGTTCTGCAACACGCTTCACAATGTAAGGATGCGAATGTCCATGCAAGTTCACCCACCAACTGGAAATCGCATCCAAATAGCGTTTTCCATCTGCATCGATCAACCATGCTCCTTCTCCACGCACAATCGGCACGTTGACCGTATCTTCCTTCACGGCCGTGAATGGGTGCCAGACTGCCTTTCGGTCGTTTTCTCTCCAACTCATTGGTTCCGAATTACGAATAATGTGCGAATATGACGAATGCGCGATCAATAAACGAACGGCCTAAGAATGACCGTCACCCTGAATTTATTTCAGGGTCTGACATATCAGTTTGCAATACGGCTCGGTGAACAACACTTCAATGTCAGCAACCTGAAACGGAAAGTCTGATCAATAATCGATGCCAAAGGTCAAGTAGATAACCCTACCAAAAGACTTTACGGCCGTAATAAAACCTGATGCAACCGTATTGGAATTTTAGATGGTTGCAATGGAAATGAAAATGGGCGTTTTGAAGGAAGCTGAGGGTACGTATTGCAACTTAGTGAAGCGTTCTCACGGAAGGTAAACGCGCAAGCAGGTCGATTTGCCAATGAAAATAGAAATTCAACACCCGCAACACAATCAACACGTACAATTAAAATAAAGTGTTACTTTTCTCCGATTGTTAACTCCGCGTTATGAAAAAGATCCTACTCTTAATTACCGTACTTGCAATAGGTTGCAAAAAAGAACAGTTGGTGGAAGAGCCACCTGTTACAAACTATCCTACTGAAGCAACCCTCAACCTGGGTTCGACCGTGCATGCCAAATTTTTCGGTGTGGTAAAAGACGAATCCGGAAGCCCCGTTTCTGGAGTTGCCATAACAGCAGGAGACAAGACCGCCACTACTGACAATAATGGTGTGTTCATGATTTCAAACGCCAGTGTTAACGAAAAATTAGCTTACGTAACTGCCGTGAAATCCGGCTATTTTTTAGGGTCCAGATCCGTCATTCCTTCTACCACGGCCACTAACAACATCAGAATAACACTACTGACCAAGGATATTGCAGGAACCGTAAATTCTGGAGAAGAAAAAACCATTTCTCTTCCTGATGGAGCGAAAGTAGATTTCAAAGGAGAATATGTTGACGCAACTGGAAACGTGTACACGGGTTCGGTCAATGTGTCCTTTAAATACATGCCCCCTATGGCAGATGCCACGGCAGACCAAATGCCTGGCATGCTTTACGCTCAAAATAAAGATGAAGAGGCTGGCGTATTGGAAACGTACGGAATGATAGCAGTTGAATTAACCGGCTCAACTGGCGAAAAACTGCAAATAGCTGAAGGATCCAATGCGACCATTCATATGCCATTGGATGCAGCTCAGTCAGCAAATGCTCCTGCAACAATTCCTTTGTGGCATTTTGATGAAGTGGCCGGTTACTGGATAGAAGGAGGTGAAGCTACTTTGATCAACGGAGAATATGTAGGAGATGTAACCCACTTTTCTTTTTGGAATTGCGATGCTTTTTCAGCCAGTGCTCTGGTTCTTGGTTGGGCTGAAGACCAAAATGGATTTCCCTTATCCAATGTAGCAGTTTTTGTTATCACACCGAATGCTTCTACAATTGGACACACAAGCTCCGATGGTACTTTCTATACGTATATCCCCTCCAATCAAGCTATCATCATCGAAGTAGATAATCAATGTGGCAACCCATTAGAAACCTTTAATGTAGGTCCTTATGCCACAGGTAGCGCAAACAGTGAAACGTTTGCTGTACCACTTACTACTTCTAATTCGGTTCAGGTAACTGGTGTATTCTATGATTGTAACAATAATCTGGTAACCGATGGTTATGTTCTATTGAACGTTGGTTCGGAAGAATATACTCAGATTTTGACAAACGGGACAATTAACATGCCTGTACTATTCTGCAATGTGCCGACAACCTTAACCGTTCAAGGTTTCGATTATAATAGCCTTCAGGAGACAAGTTTAAATACAGTACCCTTAGTTTCTCCGGTTACTGACTTAGGAAACCTCATCGCCTGTAATTCGGTTTCAGAATACATTAACTACGCGATAGACTCCAACCCTCCAGTAGTTGTATTTGCGCCTATTTCCTGTGCATCATCGTCAGATACTATCAGCATTGAAGGAACTACTCCGAGCAACGGATTTGTTTATTTAAGGTCTGCTTCGCAAACGGTTGGATCATATAATTTTGACTATAACACAGGCATGACCGTATCTATGTCTGGAGGAATTCCTTGGTGGCAATCATCAGCAAACACAGACATCATTTTTAACTTGAACAACTTTGGTCCAGTTGGTGGGTATGTGGACATTACGTTCAGTGGAACGTACGATGATTATAATAACATAAACCATACTATTACTGGAACTG belongs to Flavobacteriales bacterium and includes:
- a CDS encoding DUF255 domain-containing protein, giving the protein MHFKTLFILTLITVSTALSAWKPAETEPSDKINWVSLEEADKLRQQVPRKILIDVYTDWCGWCKRMDATTFSDPELVKYVNENYYAVKLDAEQKEPITIGGKTYEYIANGRRGYNEVASELLQGKMSYPTIVFLDEHMNMIQPLPGYRDAKEMQPILEYLATEAYKQTPWEEWLKKREG
- a CDS encoding DUF1569 domain-containing protein — its product is MRTLLQPSDFESIVERVNSLDGSETRLWGTMSESQMLEHCRKQIEMAIGKIPTKPLFPRPLQWLTKITFGYYIPWPKNLITAPEMVARSEDKLEIELEKLLAVVSAFVEAEKLYPHPIFGNLTKEDWGLIIYKHLDHHLRQFGS
- the bioA gene encoding adenosylmethionine--8-amino-7-oxononanoate transaminase yields the protein MSWRENDRKAVWHPFTAVKEDTVNVPIVRGEGAWLIDADGKRYLDAISSWWVNLHGHSHPYIVKRVAEQVQQLEHVMFAGFTHEPAVELAFRLLEKMPEQFTKVFYSDNGSTAVEVALKMAFQYWFNKGTPRKKVIALEDAYHGDTFGAMAVGGRGVFSKPFDPFLFEVEFIPTPVSGKESEALDRLFQIIEKEEVASFIYEPLVQGTAGMQVYSPEVLDKMISMCREKGIIIIADEVMTGFGRTGSMFAMDQCQQKPDLIALSKGITGGFLPMGVTVCTEEMHNSFWTDDEAGTMKTFLHGHSYTANPLACAAACASLHLMEKDETWENVKRIEQQHSGFAKEAAELSGVAAVRHKGTILAIEYETGAQTGYFNSLRDRLYDFFLERGIVLRPLGNIIYIIPPYCITEEELNLVYQSIREFKA